A stretch of DNA from Campylobacter gracilis:
TATTCGCTTAGATTTCCGCATGTAAATAACCTAGATGGCGAGGAGATTGACTTTGAGCTCGAGGGTGAGAAGTATCTGCAGGGCAAAACTAGCGAAAGCAAGGTAATTCCGTTTTGGCCGGGCTTTTTGGCGAAGGATTTTTTCTACGTCAGTATCTTTATGATATTTTTCTTTTATCTAGTGGGCTTTCATTTCGATTTTGCGATGGATCCGATAAATTTCGAGCCGGCAAACAGCCTCAAAACCCCGACGCATATCTATCCGGAGTGGTACTTCCTTTGGGAGTATGAAATTTTGCGCGGATTTTACTTCGACGTAGGGCCGCTTAAGGCTGCCGACATCGGGCTTATCGCCTTTGCCTTCGCCGGGATTTCGCTATTTTTTATCCCACTATTTGATCGCAGCAGCGTAGTAGCGCCTGCGTACAAAAACAAAGCGTTTTTCATTTGGTTTTGGGTTTTGGTAATCGACATGATCCTGCTTAGCCTTTTCGGCAAGCTCCCTGCAGACGGCGCGGAGCTTGGTATCGAAAATAAATACTGGGGCTTTGCCTTATCGATCATTTATATCGGATTGCTCGTCGTAGTGCTTCCGCTAATTACAATTGCAGAAAGAAAGAGGGTCTAGCCATGAAAGAGATAAGAACCCTAATCTTAGTGCTTTTTTGTGTGGGAATTTTATACTGGTTTATCGAGCCTTATGCTCATACTAAGCTTAGTCCGCACACTGATCCGGTAAATTACGACTTTGCAGCAGGCGATACGGCTTTAGCTGCGCATAACGTAGCCGCAGCAGAAAGCGCTTTGGCCGCAGCTGAAAAAGGCGGAGATGAGACGATGATAAAAAATTCTAAAAAAGCCCTTGTCGGCGCGAAAGAGCAACAAGACAAAACGGTGCTTTTTTGGGACGAGATAAATAAAATCGATCTTAGTAAAGGCGATGCCGTACGAGGCGCCGAGACCTTTACAAATGCAGGCTGCACCGCATGTCATGGAGTAAAAAGTGCAAATATCCCCGCTCCTATGGACGCGGCAAGCGCTAGTGCCGCATACGGCGTCAATCCTCCGGATCTTAGCAGCGCAGGCTATCTATACACCGATCAATTCTTAGCTGCACTCATCAAAGATCCGATCATGGCTCTTAAGCTAGATCAGAAATTTGGCGACGAAAAGCCTTTTCCGATGCCTGGATTTTTCGGTGCGGGCGGTGATCTAAATCAAGAGATCGCCGATATCGTAGCCTATCTAAAATCGCTCGCTCCTAGCGAGGATAAACTAATCGCCTCTGAGGTTGCTGCTAGTGGCATCAAACAAGGCACTGAACTAAATGAAGCGCAGAAAAAATTCCTTTTAAGCAAGGCGGTTTTTGAGGATGCTTGTCTAAGATGTCACGATGTCAAATATGATAAGCTCTTTGCATCCAGCGACAAGGCTAGCTTGGCTGCGTATATGGGCTCGACGCCTCCTGATCTTTCGATGATGATCCGTTCTAAGGGCGCCAACTATCTGCACGAGTTTATCAATGATACGCAAAAGAAGCTTCCAGGCACTTCGATGCCGCGCGTAGGCTTGAACGAAAACGCTGAAGCCAAGGTCGTGGAGTATCTAGCTGACGTAGGCGATAGCAAAAAAGCCGAGCGTGAAGCTACAACCATAAATATTATGATTTATTTCTTGATCCTTTCTGTTTTTGCAGGTCTTTGGAAAAGCAAAATTTGGTCGAAACTTCATTAAAATTTTAGCAGTCGGATTAAAATCCGACTGCCGTTTAAAATTCCGTCATATCCTAAATTCTATTAAATTCCATCTATCAAAAAGCTCTTGCAATTGAGAATTTAGCCGCTTTCGTGCTTTATGATAACCGCTTTTTTTATTACTTTTTAAGATTTTTCTACATATAATTGCCGCTCGATT
This window harbors:
- a CDS encoding c-type cytochrome; translation: MKEIRTLILVLFCVGILYWFIEPYAHTKLSPHTDPVNYDFAAGDTALAAHNVAAAESALAAAEKGGDETMIKNSKKALVGAKEQQDKTVLFWDEINKIDLSKGDAVRGAETFTNAGCTACHGVKSANIPAPMDAASASAAYGVNPPDLSSAGYLYTDQFLAALIKDPIMALKLDQKFGDEKPFPMPGFFGAGGDLNQEIADIVAYLKSLAPSEDKLIASEVAASGIKQGTELNEAQKKFLLSKAVFEDACLRCHDVKYDKLFASSDKASLAAYMGSTPPDLSMMIRSKGANYLHEFINDTQKKLPGTSMPRVGLNENAEAKVVEYLADVGDSKKAEREATTINIMIYFLILSVFAGLWKSKIWSKLH